One Spea bombifrons isolate aSpeBom1 chromosome 1, aSpeBom1.2.pri, whole genome shotgun sequence DNA window includes the following coding sequences:
- the LOC128486122 gene encoding protein kinase C delta type-like: MEEKKSASGSSPVTSGKCSLSTRLKQRIRKCCPKRLRECFTRVKTAIQNAATWRRKGQDAGQAAAEVSAHKRKERSSTEGEERIERKRSRIAAKEVKEPSQSLRPEEKPKAHEDLAKKERERSLLNVVEEPAGGVLAPKRKKESSSIDSEDRRERKRAAKEVEEPSKSVRPQEDLEEYRRKRGKSPLKKSLKKNEPEKEVQRERPEKRPRSSRGSCDQDVKRRIIEEQNRAGGSRQLAVRGLKRPPTLSAFSFEFHALLGQGSFGKVMLASLAGRDSLVAVKVIRKKAVKAVSILKERRTLEVARNSPFLCHGYAAFQTKNCAFLVMEYMAGGSLKTCLDRIGCMEETTATFYAAEMVCGIQYLHSQGIVHRDLKLENILLDKDGHVKIGDFGLVGEGIFGDAFMTLACGTFAYMAPEMHLMDASGYGAAVDWWSFGVVLFKMLNGSSPFVDRGVRSAVVYSIVNDSPFYTVELSREAVDILNNLLAKDPLQRLGVTGSIRHHPFFQQINWEAMESRSLTPPLRPPQIPERKLKRFQEIPSFLNDTQDSFVPIDSRRLPDFSFESPKLRD; encoded by the exons ATGGAGGAAAAGAAAAGTGCGAGTGGAAGCTCACCAGTGACCTCGGGGAAGTGCAGTCTCTCCACTAGACTGAAGCAGAGGATACGAAAATGCTGCCCCAAAAGGCTGCGTGAATGTTTCACTCGGGTGAAGACGGCAATACAGAACGCCGCAACATGGAGGAGAAAGGGGCAAGACGCGGGACAAGCGGCCGCTGAAGTCTCAGCCCATAAAAGGAAGGAGAGAAGCAGcacagagggagaggagagaataGAGAGGAAACGGAGCAGAATTGCTGCTAAGGAGGTGAAGGAGCCGAGCCAGAGTCTCAGGCCGGAGGAGAAACCCAAAGCCCATGAAGACCTGGCTAAGAAAGAGCGAGAGAGGAGTTTGCTGAATGTAGTGGAGGAACCCGCTGGTGGAGTCTTGGCTCCTAAAAGAAAGAAGGAGAGCAGCAGCATAGACAGTGAGGACAGAAGAGAGAGGAAACGCGCTGCTAAGGAGGTGGAGGAGCCAAGCAAGAGCGTGAGGCCGCAGGAGGACCTGGAAGAATACAGGAGGAAGAGAGGAAAGAGTCCCCTGAAGAAATCGCTCAAAAAAAACGAGCCAGAGAAGGAGGTGCAGAGAGAGCGCCCCGAAAAACGTCCCCGGAGCAGCAGAGGCAGCTGTGACCAAGACGTCAAGCGACGGATCATCGAGGAGCAGAACAGAGCAG GAGGAAGCCGTCAGCTTGCGGTGAGGGGCTTGAAGAGACCGCCCACGCTGTCCGCGTTTAGCTTCGAGTTCCACGCGCTCTTGGGACAAGGCTCCTTTGGGAAG GTGATGCTGGCGTCTCTCGCTGGCAGGGACTCACTGGTGGCAGTGAAGGTGATCCGCAAGAAAGCCGTGAAGGCCGTGTCCATCTTGAAAGAAAGAAGGACGCTGGAGGTGGCAAGAAACAGCCCGTTTCTATGCCACGGATACGCCGCCTTCCAGACGAAG AACTGCGCTTTCCTGGTCATGGAGTACATGGCTGGAGGAAGCCTGAAGACCTGTCTGGACAGGATCGGCTGTATGGAGGAGACCACGGCCAC gttttatgcagcagaaatggtgtgcggcatccagtaTCTTCACTCCCAGGGCATTGTCCATCG AGATCTGAAGCTGGAAAACATCTTGCTCGATAAGGACGGCCACGTTAAAATTGGCGACTTTGGTTTGGTCGGGGAAGGAATATTCGGAGACGCCTTCATGACCTTGGCCTGCGGGACATTCGCCTACATGGCTCCAGAG ATGCATTTAATGGATGCGAGCGGTTATGGCGCCGCTGtagactggtggtcctttggggtggtGCTATTCAAGATGCTCAACGGATCCTCTCCTTTCGTTGATCGCGGCGTCAGGTCGGCTGTGGTTTATTCCATCGTCAACGACAGCCCTTTTTACACCGTGGAGCTCAGCCGTGAAGCTGTGGACATCCTGAATAAT CTTTTAGCCAAGGATCCTCTCCAACGCCTCGGGGTGACCGGTTCCATCAGACATCACCCGTTCTTCCAGCAAATTAACTGGGAAGCGATGGAGAGCAGGAGTCTGACTCCCCCGTTAAGACCACCTCAA ATTCCTGAAAGGAAACTGAAGCGGTTCCAGGAGATCCCGTCCTTCCTGAACGACACCCAGGACAGCTTTGTTCCAATCGACAGTCGGCGTCTCCCCGACTTCTCATTCGAGAGCCCAAAGCTGCGGGACTAG